The Trueperaceae bacterium DNA segment AGCAGAAGCTCTACGCTACCACTGGCAGGCTCCGGAGACTACCATTAGCAGGCTGCGCGGACGGCTGGCACAGGAAACGACGGAGATTGGGAGCATGTGGTGCCCGATCGACCGATAGGACCCTCATAGCCGCACGAAGACTAGGTCGAACCGGCGTATGGTCTCAATCTGTCGCTAGATCCAAGTGAGTACGCTGTTCGTGCGGCGGTCGGGACCGCTGCCGGGCAGATGGAGAGGAGCGATGGAGTGGAAGCGGGTGCGAGGAAGGTAGCGCTGGTAACCGGCGCCAGTCAGGGCCTGGGACGGGCTATCGCGGTCGAGCTGGCCCGAAGCGGCGTCGACGTCGCGGTGACCTCGAGGCGGCTCGAGGCGTGCGAGGAGGTCGCGGCCGAGATCAATGCGGGCGAGGAGAGCGCGGCCGAGACCGATGCGGGCGAGGTGGACGCTGCCGAGATCGATGCGGGCGAGGAGAGCGCGGGGGAGATCGATGCGGGCGAGATCGATGCGGCCAGGGGCAAGGCCAAGGCGTTCGCTTGCGACGTGGCCGATGGCGACGAGGTCCGAGGGCTGGTGAACGACGTCGTGGCTCACTTCGGCCGGCTCGACATCCTGGTGAACAACGCCGGGATGATCGAACCGATCGCGCGCCTGGGAGAGTGCGACCCGCTGGCGTGGGAGCGGAACGTGCGGGTCAACCTGTTGGGCCCGTTCCACGCGGTCCAGGCGGTGCTGCCTCACTTCGGGTCCGCAGGCGGTGGAGTGATCGTCAACATCAGCTCGGGCGCCGCGCACGGGCCCAAGGAGGGCTGGAGCGCCTACTGCTCCTCGAAAGCGGCTCTGGCGATGCTCACGGCCGCGATCGCCGAGGAGAACCCAGACAACGGCGTACTAGCCTTCGGCTTCCAACCGGGGGTGGTGGATACCGAGATGCAGGTGAAGATCCGCGCCTCGGGGGTGAACGAGGTCAGCCGGATCCCGCGAGAGCGGCTCGCCGCGCCCGAGAGGCCCGCCAGGCTGGTGGCGCTCCTCTGCACGCATCCGCTACCCGAACTGAACGGCCAGGACCTCTCGATCCGCGACGCCGAGGTCGTGGCGGCTATCGAGGCGGCCGGGCGGCGGAACGGCTAGCAGGCCCCTCAGCCTACCTATGGCCATGTGGTACAATTGACTTACCCAAATGGGAGGAGCGATGACAAAGGCGAGCCAGAGAGGTACGGGGTACAAGATCGCTCTCGACGCAGGGCCTAAACGACGTGCGCGCCTCGTCATGGACCGGATATTGGGAGTCGGAACCAGCGACTCACTGGCGGTCATAAGGGCGGTCGAAGGCGGAATCGACAGTGCGGCGGTCGGCCGAATGTCAGAACATCTCGAGGTGTCTGAGGGTCAGATTCTCGATGCGATCGACATCCCTCGCAGTACCTTCAGTCGACGGAAGAGAGAGGGTCGACTGACCAGCAGCGAAAGTGACCGTCTCTATCGAGCAACGAGGCTACTCGCGCGAGCGGTAGAGGTGTTCGGAGACGAGGCGGAGGCGCGGATCTGGATGCGCGCCTCCAAGCGCGCGCTGGGAGAGGTGAGCCCGTTGATAATGGCCAGGACTGACGCAGGCGCGCGAGAGGTGGAGGATCTGCTGGGTCGAATCGAGCGCGGCATACCCTCCTGATGTGGATCTGGCGGATTACTGGCGCTGACTACGTGGACTCCGCGTTCAGCGGCGCCGGTGCCGCCGACCACCCCGGCCGCTGGAATCACCGGGGGCGACTGGTGGGCTATGCCAGCGACAGTCCTGCTCTCGCCATGCTCGAGGTCTTGGCAAACGCCGAGACATTCGCTGCCCTGAAAGATCGCTTCATCGTTCGAACGATGATCTCTGACGAGCTGGTGTACGAGCTACCGGACCAAGATCTTCCGGCCGACTGGCGAGTGTACCCGATACCCAGTTCGACCCGTGATCTGGGTGAATCTTGGCTACTCGACGGAGTCTACCCGGCCCTCAGTGTTCCAAGTGCGGTGATGCCCCTCCAGCGCAACATCCTGCTCAACAGCGAACACGAGGAGTTGGGGGACATCGAGGTATCGGACGTCGTTCCACTCGATTTCGATATCCGGCTGACTGAGTTCGGTCGAGGGTGACCTGTTACCCTTCCTCCAGTAGCAGTTGTTCTCACCGGCTTCTTCAACGGCCCGCCCAACGACCTGCGGGGAGGGAGCGAAGATGAAAGCGATCGTCGTCGGCAGCCAGGCGGAGGGCGCTCCCCTCCGCTGGAGCGAGGCGCCATCCCCGAGTCTGGGTCCCGGCGAAGTCCTGGTGGACGTCCATGCCACCGCCCTCAACCGGGCCGACCTCCTCCAGCGCGCCGGCAAGTACCCGCCACCGCCCGGCGCCAGCGAGATCCTGGGTCTCGAGTGTTCCGGGACGGTCGTTCGGCTGGGCGAGGGCGTTAGCGGCTGGTCGATAGGTGATCGGGTGTGCGCGCTGCTGCCAGGCGGAGGCTACGCCGAGCAGGTGAGCGTCCCGGCCCGGATGCTCATCCCGGTACCCGCGGCGATGTCGCTGGTGGAGGCGGCCGCGCTCCCCGAGGTCTTCCTGACAGCGTTCTCTGCCCTCTTCGGCGAGGGGCGGCTGAAGGACGGCGAGACCGTGCTCATCCACGCGGGCGCGAGCGGCGTGGGCACGGCCGCCATCCAGCTGGCCCGCCGCGCCGGCTGCCGTGTGTTCGTCACAGCTGGCAGCG contains these protein-coding regions:
- a CDS encoding SDR family oxidoreductase, with amino-acid sequence MERSDGVEAGARKVALVTGASQGLGRAIAVELARSGVDVAVTSRRLEACEEVAAEINAGEESAAETDAGEVDAAEIDAGEESAGEIDAGEIDAARGKAKAFACDVADGDEVRGLVNDVVAHFGRLDILVNNAGMIEPIARLGECDPLAWERNVRVNLLGPFHAVQAVLPHFGSAGGGVIVNISSGAAHGPKEGWSAYCSSKAALAMLTAAIAEENPDNGVLAFGFQPGVVDTEMQVKIRASGVNEVSRIPRERLAAPERPARLVALLCTHPLPELNGQDLSIRDAEVVAAIEAAGRRNG
- a CDS encoding antitoxin Xre/MbcA/ParS toxin-binding domain-containing protein is translated as MTKASQRGTGYKIALDAGPKRRARLVMDRILGVGTSDSLAVIRAVEGGIDSAAVGRMSEHLEVSEGQILDAIDIPRSTFSRRKREGRLTSSESDRLYRATRLLARAVEVFGDEAEARIWMRASKRALGEVSPLIMARTDAGAREVEDLLGRIERGIPS
- a CDS encoding NAD(P)H-quinone oxidoreductase, giving the protein MKAIVVGSQAEGAPLRWSEAPSPSLGPGEVLVDVHATALNRADLLQRAGKYPPPPGASEILGLECSGTVVRLGEGVSGWSIGDRVCALLPGGGYAEQVSVPARMLIPVPAAMSLVEAAALPEVFLTAFSALFGEGRLKDGETVLIHAGASGVGTAAIQLARRAGCRVFVTAGSAEKIAACESLGAELGVNYREEEFEERISDHLGGGGVDVVIDMVGKEYFEKNLRLMNTRGRLVFVSAQSGSRVELNIGRLMAKRLELVGATLRARPLEEKVELKDRFLERFCPDLETGRVKPVIDRIFPITEAEEAHRYMSENRNIGKIVLVVREDWTL
- a CDS encoding RES family NAD+ phosphorylase produces the protein MWIWRITGADYVDSAFSGAGAADHPGRWNHRGRLVGYASDSPALAMLEVLANAETFAALKDRFIVRTMISDELVYELPDQDLPADWRVYPIPSSTRDLGESWLLDGVYPALSVPSAVMPLQRNILLNSEHEELGDIEVSDVVPLDFDIRLTEFGRG